Proteins from a genomic interval of uncultured Methanocorpusculum sp.:
- a CDS encoding glycine betaine ABC transporter substrate-binding protein, protein MIQKKKTLTLIVITGLLLMLVLFTAGCTSQTAEPAKEISIGYVTWNCAISSTNVMKQVFEQAGYDVTLVAVDAGPLYHALADGDVDFTTTAWLPYTHEGYWETYGDKIAYVNENIPGAARIGLVVPSYVTIDSIVELNSVADKFGNQIIGIEPGAGITSRTEQAIDEYGLDYTLVTSSSAGMAAELGSAISNNEWIVVTGWSPHWKFSRYDLKFLEDPKGVYGGAEDIVTLARLGLETDDPEAYGILTRFQWTTEDITSVMNAIAGGMSETDAAKAWVKAHPDTVAYWINGTTT, encoded by the coding sequence ATGATTCAAAAGAAAAAAACATTAACTCTTATCGTAATTACCGGGCTCCTCTTAATGCTCGTTCTGTTCACTGCAGGATGCACATCCCAGACAGCAGAACCTGCTAAAGAGATCAGCATCGGATATGTCACATGGAACTGTGCTATCTCCAGCACGAATGTGATGAAACAGGTGTTCGAACAGGCAGGATATGACGTCACGCTGGTCGCGGTCGATGCAGGTCCGCTGTATCATGCACTTGCCGACGGCGATGTCGATTTCACGACCACTGCATGGCTGCCTTATACGCATGAAGGTTACTGGGAAACCTATGGTGACAAGATCGCTTACGTCAATGAAAACATTCCGGGCGCTGCACGCATCGGCCTTGTCGTCCCGTCATACGTGACGATCGATTCGATCGTCGAGCTGAACAGCGTTGCCGATAAGTTCGGGAACCAGATCATTGGTATCGAACCAGGAGCAGGTATTACATCCCGAACAGAACAGGCAATCGATGAGTATGGTCTCGATTATACTCTGGTCACCAGCAGCAGTGCAGGTATGGCAGCTGAACTCGGCTCAGCAATCAGCAACAATGAGTGGATCGTTGTAACCGGATGGTCGCCGCACTGGAAATTCAGCCGGTATGATCTCAAGTTCCTTGAGGATCCGAAAGGAGTCTACGGCGGAGCTGAGGACATCGTAACGCTTGCACGTCTTGGTCTTGAAACCGATGACCCTGAAGCATATGGTATTCTGACAAGATTCCAGTGGACCACTGAAGATATCACATCAGTCATGAATGCTATCGCAGGCGGCATGTCCGAGACGGATGCAGCAAAGGCATGGGTCAAAGCACATCCTGATACCGTCGCATACTGGATCAACGGTACTACTACCTGA